The following proteins are co-located in the Enoplosus armatus isolate fEnoArm2 chromosome 10, fEnoArm2.hap1, whole genome shotgun sequence genome:
- the LOC139291065 gene encoding connector enhancer of kinase suppressor of ras 2 codes for MALVMEPISKWTPKQVLDWMKGLDDCLQQYVKSFEREQMGGEQLLHITHQELEELGVTRIGHQELILEAVDLLCALNYGLETENLRTLSHKLNASAKNLQNFILGRRRGGHYDGRASRRLPNDFLTSVVDLIGAAKNLLAWLDRSPFASVTEYSLLKNNIVQLCLELTTIVQQDCTVYETENKILHVCKTLAGICDHIISLSSDSLVSQSAHLEVVHLTSIMPSEGLGMYIKSTYDGLHVITGTTENSPADQCKKIHAGDEVIQVNHQTVVGWQLKNLVNALREDPCGVILTLKKRPQNTLSSTPALLRNVRWKPLGLQPIPTSPTSTSPTPGGTLGMSKMDAPSMQDVYILSPVSGLYSTREELGMMSCDDISRYSVSSQSGSKGSEAVSYYLDQDSGQFFSLLEGDGPPGPDYDRGRNTGVRRRDKTPTHGDLRPVSMPPEYNWMAEAKEPSMGKRGSRDSDNSLLRYLSDDKILVIEEEPEGPGRESRRDSTRRSRRKSRNPSSPSFPISPSMLSSTLRLDQPPDALPRGADTLRADTTDRYSGSGSSGAASMRKSFHYTSLRTKTKKRSKGSLTSASRRRISCKDLGHGDCEGWLWKKKDAKGYFTQKWRKYWFILKESCLYWYTNQNDEKAEGFISLPEFRIDRAIECRRKFAFKACHPKIKSFFFATDCLEEMNRWMNRLGLAAIGYTPDDKVPRPDEDYWSESDQDEVDGSMTLKQEGPSSLCDTYHRTPSANLLHSYDQLPRSVSSMSLMRSTPSPLPPPMSASTSPIPPQMVSSTSPLPLQVNSSSPFPEPKHGRHFSSESTHSHSSAEDQRGDGMGMGTGTGSTSTHSSGCRSSHRERRSWQDLIETPLTSAGLHFLQTAPGESDYGGLMGSMAGEMGLYGGLGRQGMSPERRRQATLPVRRHHAAERDRERDGPFPLDRGPHTHSHSHRRSHKQRSQSLPRNRDPMPGKLLHTAAHMEERSEDEEAEGQAADILQGEEAVSLTGPLLGVSDLRELRVESRERRVSEGRERRVSEGREPEPLDGLEQLYRALEQANVTALGDPRPCSRQELRRCFTQRARDPLLNDRLHRVRALRSTLKAKESELAVICALLEDPGLCSQTFREWKQWHSELYSDICQLSPGTNGQDDLSPLAAPLMTHTHSFIETHV; via the exons GTCTGGATGACTGTCTCCAGCAATATGTGAAGAGTTTTGAGCGGGAGCAAATGGGGGgagagcagctgctgcacatCACCCatcaggagctggaggagctgggcGTCACCAGAATAGGACATCAGGAGCTCATCCTGGAAGCTGTCGACCTCCTCTGTGCCCTG AACTACGGCCTAGAGACAGAGAACCTCCGGACTCTGTCCCACAAGCTGAACGCTTCAGCAAAGAACCTCCAGAACTTCATCCTGGGCCGGCGGAGGGGCGGACACTACGATGGACGAGCTTCCCGGAGGCTACCCAACGATTTCCTCACATCTGTGGTGGATCTGATTGGTGCGGCCAAGAACCTTCTAGCCTGGCTCGACAG GTCTCCATTTGCCAGTGTGACAGAGTATTCATTACTGAAGAACAACATCGTGCAGCTCTGCCTAGAATTAACTACCATTGTACAACAg GATTGCACTGTGTATGAGACAGAGAATAAGATTCTCCACGTG TGTAAGACCTTAGCAGGGATATGCGACCACATCATCTCTCTGTCGTCAGACTCGCTGGTCTCCCAGTCTGCCCATCTGGAGGTGGTCCACCTTACCAGCATCATGCCCAGTGAGGGGCTG GGGATGTATATCAAATCGACGTATGATGGACTCCACGTTATCACCGGCACCACAGAGAAT TCTCCAGCAGACCAGTGTAAGAAGATCCATGCAGGGGATGAGGTGATCCAAGTCAACCACCAGACAGTG GTTGGCTGGCAGCTGAAGAACCTGGTCAACGCTCTGAGAGAAGACCCGTGCGGCGTCATCCTCACACTGAAGAAAAGGCCCCAGAACACCCTGAGCTCCACGCCGGCTCTGCTCAGGAACGTCCGCTGGAAACCGCTGGGCCTGCAG ccGATCCCCACCAGCCCCACCAGCACCTCCCCTACACCAGGGGGAACTTTGGGCATGTCCAAAATGGACGCCCCCAGCATGCAGGACGTCTAcatcctctctcctgtctctggaCTCTACAGCACCAG GGAGGAGCTGGGTATGATGTCATGTGACGACATCAGCCGCTACAGCGTGAGCTCCCAGTCCGGCTCCAAAGGCTCAGAGGCTGTCAGCTACTACCTGGACCAGGACAGCGGTCAGTTCTTCTCCCTGCTAGAGGGAGACGGACCCCCAGGGCCTGACTATGACAGGGGCCGCAATACGGGGGTTCGCCGGCGGGACAAGACCCCTACCCATG GTGACCTCAGGCCTGTTTCCATGCCTCCCGAATATAACTGGATGGCCGAGGCCAAGGAACCCAGCATGGGCAAGAGAGGGAGccgag ATTCAGACAACTCCCTGCTGCGTTACCTTAGCGACGACAAGATCCTGGTGATCGAAGAGGAGCCCGAGGGTCCGGGCAGAGAGAGTCGGCGGGATTCCACCAGACGGTCCCGGCGCAAGAGCCGCAATCCCAGCAGCCCTAGCTTTCCCATTAGCCCCTCCATGCTGTCCTCCACCCTGCGCCTAGATCAGCCACCTGATGCTTTGCCT CGAGGTGCGGACACACTGCGAGCAGACACAACGGACag GTACTCCGGCTCAGGAAGCTCAGGAGCGGCCTCCATGAGGAAG TCTTTCCATTACACCTCTCTAAGAACGAAAACCAAAAAGCGAAGTAAAG gttccCTCACTAGTGCCAGTCGAAGGAGAATTTCCTGTAAGGACCTGGGCCATGGTGACTGCGAGGGCTGGCTGTGGAAGAAGAAGGATGCTAAAGGCTACTTCACCCAGAAATGGAGGAAGTACTGGTTTATCCTCAAAGAGTCCTGCCTCTACTGGTACACCAACCAAAAT GATGAGAAGGCTGAGGGCTTCATCAGCCTCCCAGAGTTCAGAATAGACCGAGCCATAGAGTGCAGACGGAAATT TGCCTTCAAAGCCTGTCATCCCAAAATCAAGAGCTTCTTCTTTGCCACAGATTGTCTTGAGGAAATGAACAG GTGGATGAACCGGCTGGGACTAGCTGCTATTGGCTACACACCAGACGACAAGGTGCCACGCCCTGATGAAG ACTACTGGAGCGAGAGTGATCAGGATGAGGTCGATGGCTCAATGACGCTCAAACAGGAGGGACCCTCATCCCTCTGTGATACTTATCACCGCACACCATCa GCTAACCTCCTTCACAGTTACGACCAGTTGCCCCGCTCGGTCAGCTCCATGAGCCTCATGCGCTCCACTCCGTCCCCACTCCCTCCACCAATGAGTGCCTCCACCTCCCCTATCCCTCCACAGATGGTCTCTtccacctcccctctccctctccaggtCAATTCCTCCAGCCCCTTCCCGGAGCCCAAGCACGGCCGACATTTCTCCAGCGAGTCCACGCACTCCCACTCCTCGGCCGAGGACCAGCGTGGAGACGGCATGGGCATGGGGACGGGCACAGGCAGCACCAGTACCCACTCATCAGGCTGTCGCTCATCCCATCGTGAGCGCCGCTCCTGGCAGGACCTCATTGAGACCCCTCTGACCAGCGCAGGGCTGCACTTCCTCCAGACAGCGCCGGGCGAGAGCGATTACGGAGGCCTGATGGGGAGCATGGCTGGAGAGATGGGGCTGTACGGAGGGCTGGGCAGACAGGGCATGTCCCCGGAGAGACGCAGGCAGGCCACGCTGCCCGTACGGAGACACCACGCTgcagagagggacagggagCGGGACGGGCCCTTCCCTCTGGATCgaggtccacacacacacagccactcaCACCGACGGTCTCACAAGCAGCGCAGCCAGAGTCTGCCCAGGAACAGGGACCCGATGCCAGGAAAGCTGTTACACACCGCAGCTCacatggaggagaggagcgaggacgaggaggcagaggggcagGCTGCAGATATTCTCCAGGGTGAGGAGG CAGTGAGTCTGACCGGTCCACTCCTGGGTGTCTCAGACCTGCGGGAGTTGAGagttgagagcagagagaggagggtgtcCGAGGGAAGAGAGCGGCGGGTGTCTGAGGGCCGTGAGCCGGAGCCGTTGGACGGGTTAGAGCAGCTGTACCGGGCCCTGGAGCAAGCCAACGTGACGGCCCTAGGAGACCCGAGACCTTGTAGCAGGCAGGAGCTTCGACGTTGTTTCACCCAGAGAGCCAGGGACCCTCTGCTCAACGACAGGCTGCACCGGGTCCGAGCCCTCCGCAGCACCTTGAAG GCCAAAGAGTCCGAGCTGGCAGTAATCTGTGCCCTCCTGGAGGACCCTGGCCTGTGCTCCCAGACCTTCAGAGAGTGGAAGCAGTGGCACAGCGAGCTCTATTCAGACATCTGCCAGCTCAGTCCGGGCACCAACGGCCAGGACGACCTCTCCCCGCTGGCCGCACCTCTCatgacccacacacac